Part of the Mytilus trossulus isolate FHL-02 chromosome 2, PNRI_Mtr1.1.1.hap1, whole genome shotgun sequence genome is shown below.
tgtacaataccaaaaattgaaaatttatactgtgatacacaagaaaaaagtcagaaaagttcaaaataattttggaaGTACAATGTCTTCAAccgacatttaaaaatatccaAAGATTCAGAGTTTCTTGCATTTGTACCTAGTTCATTCCACAATTTTGGCCCAATAGTACTAAAGCTTCTATCtgaaaaagttttctttttgttatatggGACTGCATAACAACCAATAGATGACTCTGACGACCTTAATGAACGTTTCGACACTTGAGGATTTAACAAATTGATCAAATATGACGGTGCATTACCTACATGACAGTTGTACATATAtgttaagattttaaatgtaattctGGCTTTGATCGGACGCCAGTGTAAGTCAAACAATGCCTGCTTGGCACTGTCATACTTAGAACGGTTTAACACAAGTTTGGCACACATATTCTCGTATATCCTAGTATCCAGTGTTTTCTCTTTCGtgaaaataaaacttcaaataatTCCTGCTTCAgaagtactttaaatttatgcaTGTATCATCATCTGGAAcactcaaaaacaaaaaattgaatgtaAGGAATTTACAGATAAGGAAAAACGCTAGAAGCTATCTGAATAAGGGAAATAAAATGAATAGCACAGTCAATTTAAGTCAGTATTGCCTGATTGATTTGGAATTGTAATTTCTTAGTAAATCGTTATTCATCAAAGTGGGGGTTTAgtattaatatatattctatattATAATAGTCATGTTAGTAACTAGACACCGACTTGAGCTGATGATACACCCGGAAACTAACAGTCTTCCAGCAGTATAATCAACCCAgttaataaatttattcataGATTTTTGTAGCATTGGGatattatttttcatgtatggataaaagttgaaaaaagggTAAGATTTGAAACTTGAAAAAGTAATGATTCATAGAATTAACGCAAACATTTAAGATAAAAACGAATCATTAATTGATTTAGAAATTGATGTTGTATATGATAGAAACGGCGgttattttgaattattgaaatGACATAGGAATGTATTAATACTGATTTCAGCCAATTGTGGAGGTACTATTAATATAGCAGGTGGTGAAACATTTTTTCTGACGTCACCAAATTACCCATCGAATTATGACACCGGTTTGAAGTGTGTATGGTTCATACAGGTAGGTATTGTTAAACAACTTaaatcacataaaaatatatttaataggcagaagtaagttttgtttttatatgtgaGTATAGTATTGAATACATGTTAACAGAGGTATTTGTGAAGATTTCAGAGCGATATTTGTATCCTTTGATTATTACCTTTGATTAATGAATTTGATCTACTGTTAAAAATAGTTTCAGAggttcctatttttttttttaaagatatagcAACTGTTGTATGTAAATTATGAATACTATGTTTTTGGTTGTTCGGTGTTTgtccaaggctccgtgttgaaggccatactttaacccatattttattttgacttttataaattgtgacttgaatgaaTAGTTGtgttattggcactcatatcactgcttcttacttatatttatgtagacgaaatacACGTCAAGTTAAGCAAATTATAATCCAAATACTTGCTTGAATGGGTTATTTAAAGTCTTAATCATTTTACAGGGAGATCCTGGCAACCATATAAGAGCAACTGTTACCGATATGGATGTAAGCCATAACAAAAATACTTGCTATCACTGGATAGAAATGGTTTATTACCTCCTTGCCAACAAAGGTCCAGAGTACGTTATGTAATCTATATGTATGGAACAAAGTCATATAAGATAATTGCTTATGTTGTTAAATTaacaatgaaattattaaaatattcaaacaaatattgaaGGTGAATCTTACAAAGAGGCATAACACAGTCGCAGTCAAATTCTTATCGTTTAGAATGCTATAAGCGTGCAGAAATATGTAGTGAACTACGTTGTGACCTTCAACCTTTCATGATCATTGCAATTAATTAATTACTGATGTTCATTACCTgagttttttaaaaacaaatcgtCCAACAAATGATACTGCAATTTCTAAAGTTTTTATGCTTATCAacagtgttttatttttaggcGATGTGGTACTACGGACCATGAAGTCTGGGATACATCTTCCGAGGGAGAAATGAATACAATGATAATTAAATTTGACAGTTTTGTGGGAAGTGATAAGGCGACCGCAAAGGGATTCAATATAACATTAGAATCAATTGGAACAGGTCGGTTAAAAGTATATCTAATTATCGTTTTTGTAACTGTGGCCAAGTTGTTAACTATTTCAAAAAAGGCAATTCGTTTCCTTATatgatattgtttaaaatatgtttttgtgtaTATGCGTATCATAGTATATTAAGATTATCTAAAAGTTCGGCAGTTTGGTAAGCATCACAGACACTCTAGGATAAAAGTGATCGGTATATGTCAAAGATGTGCTACATGAGCAAGGCCTTTTTATGAAAATACTATAATTCTTGTTGTGTTTGAAAGGGTgctcaaatatcaaatatttatcgATTCCTTATTTTTCGCGACTGGAttttttaattctcatttcaTGATATTATTCCATTTAGAGAATGTCATTCTTAAGAAAATATGACCATTTAATGGTTCTGcatttgttttacttaaaaCCAATTGAATATgcacaaaattgatttaaaaaaaatccataattgAGTAAAAGACATTGATTAAAGTTGATGCTTAGTTATGAAGTATATGAATCTAATAATctcaatatatttcaaatatccgCATCCGTAAACTCTTTCAAGTGTTATGTACCCTTTGGAAAGTCTCAACTTTTTAGGAGCTTATCACATATAGTCTATACCAAAGTAAACagattcaatatattttttttcaatttggttGACACGTGTTAAATAAGATTATAAGTGAAAAGCAAACACTATAACATTCCGTGCAAATAGTCcagtaaatgttaaaattaatttgtatgtatatgtatttatttttacagtcGGTGTTGATCAACAATACGATAGACAAAGATGAATGTTTGTGATATAATTGCCAATGGCATAATAATCTAACGTccaatttatacaataaatagCTATTAGAACATACTCACCCCTTCTCGTCCAATGGAAAGTCAGTTTTTCCCCcataattttcatagtacatggtGTTCCATGCACTATGAAATGCTATATATGAATGACTTTTTATTGTCAGTTAATAATGAAAGTGAACTCTTAAAAACTGCACTAACGAAGTGTACAATCCCATCAGGCATTTTCCATTTGAAAAGATCTAGAGCCTACTGATTAAAGATAAAAGAactaatttaaaatcaaaacattttcatacattttcgaacagtacacatataaaaataaacgaaaacaaTTTGGCTAAGGATGTaggtcaaataaaattaatttaatttatatacctGACATTTgagggattttttttctttcaaggaAACAATGCCAGACTGCATATTTAaagtaaagatttttttccggaaaaacacaatacacatacatttatcaataaaaagtaagcATTAAATGTTGAATGgtctgaatttaaatatttgttttaaaaaaagtcaaattcaaaaagggga
Proteins encoded:
- the LOC134705700 gene encoding protein SpAN-like, with product MYGVYSFSKNGDKTEFFHDWRQEFLAGTGKTLSFYDIADVTAAYGCTDSCVSPPTCQHGGFVDQTCSCACPPDLTGTVCQQLDQSSSNCGGTINIAGGETFFLTSPNYPSNYDTGLKCVWFIQGDPGNHIRATVTDMDVSHNKNTCYHWIEMVYYLLANKGPERCGTTDHEVWDTSSEGEMNTMIIKFDSFVGSDKATAKGFNITLESIGTVGVDQQYDRQR